In Saccharicrinis fermentans DSM 9555 = JCM 21142, a genomic segment contains:
- a CDS encoding O-antigen translocase yields MKKNIGTVGTHEQNESEDGAHHRGYADSSQENSSQEEEKDKSSYRQIFKATSLFGGVQVINILVGVVRVKLIAILLGATGVGIMGLFNAPLQLIISVAGLGISLSAVRDISAVHGKGDKVGLAKIITVLKRWTWFTGALAAIITLSLAPLLSKWSFGNSEYTWAFVWLSITLLLQAISDGQKAILQGTRRLQDLAKAGVIGSVLGLVTSIPLYYFYGLKGIVPSFLITGVTVLFLTWYFSRKVKIEKVSLSRKETWVHGTGMAKLGISMTLAGFIATLTTYILNAYISNRGGVEQVGLYNAGWGVVGQYTGIVFTAMATDYFPRLSAIHADNLQMKKLVSQQAETALLIMAPLLALLIVTMPFVIRLLYTADFLPIVMFANLTVLGMQFKAVSWSMGYVFLAKGDGRLFLILEVVSGSIMLGMNLLFYQMYGLNGLGISFILTFLMGGSMSFVILKRKYQFGFPKKFYGRFLISYSFVVVSFLTVFMTDDFMKYVVGIILLLLTSYYSYYKLNQLMDIKQLVLNKIKKRIN; encoded by the coding sequence TTGAAAAAAAATATAGGTACAGTTGGTACGCATGAGCAAAATGAGTCGGAGGACGGTGCGCATCATAGGGGGTATGCTGATTCAAGCCAAGAGAATTCCTCTCAGGAGGAGGAGAAGGATAAGTCTTCCTATCGTCAGATATTTAAGGCTACCTCCTTGTTCGGAGGTGTACAGGTAATAAATATCTTGGTGGGAGTGGTAAGGGTAAAGCTTATTGCTATCCTACTGGGAGCTACAGGTGTGGGTATTATGGGATTGTTCAATGCTCCTTTGCAATTGATCATATCGGTGGCTGGATTGGGGATTTCGCTCAGTGCCGTTCGTGATATTTCTGCGGTGCATGGTAAAGGAGATAAAGTTGGACTAGCTAAAATTATAACTGTACTTAAAAGATGGACCTGGTTTACTGGTGCGCTTGCCGCTATTATTACACTATCCCTTGCCCCTTTATTGAGTAAATGGTCTTTCGGGAATAGTGAATATACCTGGGCTTTTGTGTGGCTATCAATTACATTACTGCTGCAGGCCATCAGTGATGGACAAAAAGCCATTTTACAAGGTACCCGACGGCTGCAGGATTTGGCCAAGGCCGGCGTTATTGGTTCTGTGTTAGGACTCGTAACATCTATACCTCTCTATTATTTTTATGGACTTAAGGGTATTGTGCCTTCGTTTTTGATAACAGGCGTTACTGTACTATTTTTGACATGGTACTTTTCACGCAAGGTTAAAATTGAGAAGGTCAGCCTAAGCAGAAAGGAGACATGGGTGCACGGAACAGGCATGGCAAAACTTGGTATATCCATGACCTTAGCTGGTTTTATAGCTACCTTGACAACCTATATACTCAACGCGTATATTAGTAATAGAGGCGGCGTGGAACAAGTGGGCCTTTATAATGCAGGATGGGGTGTGGTTGGACAGTATACAGGCATTGTATTTACGGCAATGGCTACCGATTATTTTCCTCGTTTATCAGCCATTCATGCAGATAATCTACAAATGAAAAAGCTGGTGAGCCAGCAGGCAGAGACAGCCCTGTTGATCATGGCACCTTTACTTGCTTTATTAATTGTTACCATGCCTTTTGTAATTAGACTATTATATACGGCTGATTTCTTGCCCATTGTTATGTTTGCTAATCTAACTGTGTTAGGTATGCAGTTTAAGGCGGTATCCTGGTCTATGGGTTATGTGTTTTTGGCCAAGGGAGATGGCCGTCTATTCCTAATTCTTGAAGTTGTTTCTGGGTCTATCATGTTGGGAATGAATTTGTTGTTTTATCAGATGTACGGACTAAATGGTCTTGGTATTTCTTTTATCTTAACATTTTTGATGGGTGGAAGCATGTCTTTTGTTATTCTGAAAAGAAAATATCAATTTGGCTTTCCAAAAAAGTTTTATGGCAGGTTCTTGATATCCTATAGTTTTGTTGTGGTCTCTTTTTTAACTGTCTTTATGACCGATGATTTCATGAAATATGTGGTGGGAATTATTTTACTGTTGCTTACTTCTTATTATTCTTATTATAAACTCAATCAATTAATGGATATTAAACAGTTGGTGCTCAATAAAATAAAAAAAAGAATTAATTAG
- a CDS encoding DegT/DnrJ/EryC1/StrS family aminotransferase — protein MIKFLDIQKITSSYEPELSESVKKVIDSGWYLQGEQVALFEKEYATFIGTGNCIGTANGLDALRLILKAYIQLGIMEQGDEVIVPANTYIASILAITDNGLVPVLVEPDENTYNLNLSLVEQHITKKTKAIMVVHLYGQICWNKDIRELADKYQLKIVEDNAQAAGAMSVSSVRSGALGDAAAHSFYPGKNLGALGDGGAVTTNDSELATVIRALGNYGSIQKYVNDYQGLNSRLDEMHATILRVKLKKLDDDNMHRREIAQFYMNHIQNTDVKLPLVDGSAQVNDQLGHVWHLFVIRHRKRDLLQKYLADKQIQTLIHYPIPPHQQKAYPQLNHLTYPITEMIHREVLSLPISQVMTIDEAKIVASAINTFNLSVHC, from the coding sequence ATGATAAAATTTTTAGATATACAAAAAATAACTTCGAGTTATGAACCTGAGTTATCGGAATCTGTAAAAAAGGTTATTGATAGTGGTTGGTATCTTCAAGGAGAACAGGTGGCTTTGTTTGAAAAGGAGTATGCCACATTTATCGGAACAGGAAATTGTATTGGAACAGCCAATGGATTGGATGCGCTTCGCTTGATTCTGAAAGCATATATTCAATTGGGTATCATGGAGCAGGGGGATGAGGTCATTGTACCTGCAAATACTTATATCGCTTCTATTTTAGCTATCACAGATAATGGATTGGTACCAGTGTTGGTGGAGCCTGATGAAAATACGTATAACCTGAATCTTTCTTTGGTAGAACAGCATATCACAAAAAAAACCAAAGCCATCATGGTGGTGCATTTATATGGTCAAATATGCTGGAACAAGGATATCAGGGAGCTGGCTGATAAATATCAACTGAAGATTGTTGAGGATAATGCACAGGCAGCTGGAGCAATGAGTGTTTCATCAGTCAGAAGTGGTGCGCTAGGTGATGCTGCAGCACATAGTTTTTATCCGGGTAAGAACCTAGGAGCTTTGGGTGATGGGGGAGCTGTAACTACCAACGATAGTGAATTGGCCACTGTAATTAGGGCACTGGGGAATTATGGTTCTATTCAAAAATATGTCAATGACTACCAAGGTCTGAATTCAAGGTTGGATGAGATGCATGCGACTATTTTAAGGGTGAAGCTTAAAAAACTTGATGACGATAATATGCATAGAAGAGAAATCGCACAATTCTACATGAATCATATCCAAAATACGGATGTGAAACTGCCTCTGGTGGATGGAAGTGCTCAGGTGAATGATCAATTGGGGCATGTATGGCACCTCTTTGTTATAAGGCATCGTAAGCGTGATCTATTACAAAAATATTTGGCTGATAAGCAAATACAAACACTTATCCATTATCCCATACCACCGCATCAACAAAAGGCATATCCACAACTTAACCATCTTACATACCCAATTACCGAAATGATACATCGTGAAGTATTAAGCTTGCCAATTAGTCAGGTGATGACTATCGACGAAGCTAAAATCGTGGCGTCGGCTATTAATACATTTAACCTGAGTGTTCATTGCTAA
- a CDS encoding sugar 3,4-ketoisomerase, which yields MQPSLIELPKHLDLRGNLSFIEEDTHLPFKIKRVYWIYDVPGGEVRGGHAFKETEELIVALSGSFDVILHDGEKEYKFSLNRSYYGVFIPKMMWRGLENFSTNSLAVIVSSTNYDADDYIRNFDDFIKQKKLT from the coding sequence ATGCAACCATCATTAATAGAGCTACCTAAGCATTTAGACCTCAGGGGTAACTTGTCGTTTATAGAGGAAGACACCCATTTGCCTTTTAAAATTAAAAGAGTTTATTGGATCTATGATGTTCCAGGAGGGGAGGTAAGAGGCGGTCATGCTTTCAAAGAAACTGAGGAACTAATTGTTGCTTTGTCCGGAAGTTTTGATGTTATACTACATGATGGAGAAAAGGAGTATAAGTTTTCTTTGAATCGATCGTACTATGGGGTATTTATTCCTAAAATGATGTGGCGTGGCCTTGAGAACTTTTCTACAAATTCGTTGGCCGTTATCGTCTCTTCAACGAATTATGATGCCGATGATTATATCAGGAATTTTGATGATTTCATAAAACAAAAAAAACTCACATAA
- a CDS encoding glycosyltransferase family 2 protein, which translates to MIRLSVILPMYNVEPYVERCIRSLENQDIPYDEYEIICVNDGSPDHCKQLIERLQREFSNIVLIDQVNQGVSKARNNGMDHAKGKYVLFVDPDDFVDANSLGRILTYAEQQNTQVTFLGFSILDEYNHVQHQVFSEQLVGKVYPGTEAYHASRQSDPPDPDRIWAILFDREFMNKNKLRFIPNIPYLEDGEFLVRIMFLASKCNFEGKSFLQRTTRPGSATHSNLFNTERAVNGFLIAAHNLMNFRSVQSLLNKDVEFINQSIVKFVILSIHSVVGITRLTKIFKINSMLKHKGLGKLEINGCSRFYTSLGRLYNISPFLLYAYLSLRSVGIFSKKFSKKQL; encoded by the coding sequence ATGATACGTCTTTCCGTAATACTTCCCATGTATAATGTTGAACCTTATGTTGAGAGGTGTATACGTAGTCTCGAGAATCAGGATATTCCCTATGATGAGTATGAGATTATTTGTGTGAATGATGGATCACCTGATCATTGTAAGCAATTGATAGAGAGGTTGCAACGAGAATTTAGTAATATTGTTTTGATAGATCAGGTAAACCAAGGAGTTTCAAAAGCCAGAAATAATGGTATGGATCATGCTAAAGGTAAATATGTGTTATTTGTTGATCCTGATGATTTTGTTGATGCCAATAGTTTGGGGCGTATATTGACTTATGCTGAGCAGCAAAATACGCAAGTTACTTTTCTTGGTTTTTCCATACTAGACGAATATAATCATGTGCAGCATCAGGTTTTTAGTGAACAATTGGTAGGTAAGGTGTATCCTGGAACGGAGGCTTACCACGCTTCTCGTCAATCAGATCCTCCGGATCCCGATAGAATATGGGCCATATTGTTCGATCGTGAATTCATGAATAAAAACAAATTAAGGTTTATTCCTAATATTCCTTATCTGGAGGATGGAGAGTTTTTGGTGCGTATCATGTTTTTAGCTTCCAAATGTAATTTTGAAGGCAAGTCTTTTTTACAACGTACTACTAGGCCAGGCTCTGCTACTCATTCGAATTTGTTTAATACAGAACGGGCGGTCAACGGATTTTTAATTGCCGCTCACAATCTAATGAATTTTAGAAGTGTACAAAGTTTGTTGAATAAAGATGTGGAATTTATCAATCAATCCATTGTTAAATTTGTTATCCTATCCATTCATTCGGTTGTGGGGATTACCAGATTGACCAAAATTTTTAAAATAAACAGCATGTTGAAACATAAAGGACTGGGAAAGCTTGAAATTAACGGCTGTAGTCGATTTTATACTTCATTGGGGCGCTTGTATAATATTTCTCCCTTCCTTTTGTATGCTTACTTATCCCTTAGATCGGTGGGTATATTCAGTAAAAAATTCTCTAAAAAGCAATTATAG
- a CDS encoding polysaccharide biosynthesis/export family protein — translation MAKINSNRKQLYMAFKMNVSWSIVLLIFLLGSCVSRKKLTYLQYKGELQQVVNDDSFGRSNIQPPDYKVMPFDNLFINVSSPDPKWSAMFNAVSGDGSLTEESAIFQGYVVDNSGYIEIPFVGKIKVMGNNLADIKAKLETTFQAYVKDASITVRLVNNHVSLLGEVGRPGKYPLTKNRVNIFEALAMAGDLDDYSDRRRIQLIRPTQYGPIIKEFSLADRNILSSEFYYVMPNDIIYAPPLKGKTFQMNSAIYSVLLGVMNLGLVVLALSQN, via the coding sequence ATGGCTAAAATAAATTCTAATCGCAAACAATTGTATATGGCTTTTAAAATGAATGTAAGTTGGAGTATTGTATTATTGATATTTTTATTGGGCTCATGTGTGTCGCGAAAAAAACTTACCTATTTGCAATATAAGGGTGAACTGCAACAGGTGGTGAATGACGATAGTTTTGGACGTTCTAATATTCAACCTCCAGATTACAAGGTGATGCCTTTTGATAATTTGTTTATTAACGTGTCATCACCTGATCCTAAATGGTCTGCCATGTTTAATGCTGTATCCGGTGATGGGAGTTTAACGGAAGAGAGCGCTATTTTTCAAGGTTATGTTGTGGATAATAGTGGCTATATTGAGATTCCTTTCGTTGGAAAGATAAAAGTGATGGGTAATAATTTAGCAGACATAAAAGCCAAGTTGGAGACTACTTTTCAGGCTTATGTGAAGGATGCTTCTATCACTGTCCGCCTGGTTAATAACCATGTAAGCTTATTGGGAGAGGTGGGGCGCCCCGGTAAATATCCGTTGACCAAAAATCGTGTTAACATATTTGAGGCGCTAGCCATGGCTGGAGATTTAGATGATTATAGTGACCGTAGACGTATTCAGCTGATACGCCCTACGCAATATGGTCCGATTATTAAAGAGTTTTCATTGGCCGATAGAAATATTTTATCCTCTGAATTTTATTATGTGATGCCCAATGATATTATTTATGCCCCGCCCCTTAAAGGGAAAACATTTCAAATGAATTCTGCTATATATTCTGTTTTGTTGGGGGTTATGAATCTGGGGCTTGTGGTATTGGCTTTGTCTCAGAACTAA
- a CDS encoding glycosyltransferase codes for MRNDMKESCPLVSIVVSTFNSSKFIIETLESFKWQTYPNIELIVGDDASSDNTVAMVKDWLAIDDHEKCFQGVKVIEGAVNIGVSANANRSLKEAAGQWIKFIGADDVLLPNCIQDNMAFVEQHKDIKVLFSKVQLYQDTFEDHHYIKTIPGSISEESIMGDRQTARSQYEMLLYSDRIHFTPSVFLHRDTLRSIGGFDERFKLLEDYPLWLNLTKNNHKLYFMNAITVNYRRHSKAINNNGNSYVVNLNYFRHEAFRKEYTYPYLPKAITLNQRFIWYASQLFRWSLFNKRSRINLFLYDLFTFYANPFSYYLVIKRRLGTKAGIAK; via the coding sequence ATGAGAAATGATATGAAAGAATCCTGTCCGTTGGTCTCCATAGTTGTTAGTACTTTTAATAGTAGTAAGTTTATTATAGAAACATTGGAGAGCTTTAAGTGGCAAACGTATCCTAATATTGAACTGATTGTGGGGGATGATGCCTCTTCTGATAATACGGTGGCAATGGTGAAGGACTGGTTGGCCATAGATGATCATGAAAAGTGCTTTCAGGGAGTCAAAGTGATAGAAGGAGCGGTTAATATTGGCGTCTCTGCCAATGCTAATCGTAGTCTGAAAGAGGCTGCAGGGCAATGGATTAAGTTTATAGGGGCGGATGATGTGCTTCTGCCGAACTGTATTCAGGACAATATGGCTTTTGTGGAGCAGCATAAGGATATCAAAGTACTGTTTTCTAAGGTGCAATTATATCAGGATACCTTTGAGGATCATCATTATATAAAGACGATTCCGGGTAGTATTAGTGAAGAGAGTATTATGGGCGACAGACAGACAGCCCGGTCTCAATACGAAATGTTACTGTATTCCGATCGAATACATTTTACTCCTTCGGTCTTTCTTCATAGAGACACATTACGCTCCATAGGTGGTTTTGATGAACGGTTTAAATTGCTGGAAGATTATCCTTTGTGGCTAAATCTGACTAAAAATAACCATAAGTTGTATTTTATGAATGCAATTACGGTTAATTACCGGAGACATTCAAAGGCCATTAATAATAATGGTAATAGCTACGTTGTTAATCTTAACTACTTTAGACACGAGGCATTTAGAAAAGAATATACCTATCCTTATTTACCCAAAGCCATTACTTTAAATCAGCGCTTTATATGGTATGCCTCGCAATTATTCCGTTGGTCGCTATTCAATAAAAGAAGTCGCATCAACTTATTTTTGTATGATTTGTTTACGTTTTATGCAAATCCGTTTAGTTATTATTTAGTAATAAAAAGACGCTTAGGTACCAAGGCTGGTATTGCTAAGTAA
- a CDS encoding sugar 3,4-ketoisomerase: MLNFVSDIHNCNVVELSKINNRAGNITVIQNGDQLPFDIKRLYYLYDVPGGSERGGHAHKGLYQLIVAASGCFDVILDDGRNKKIIELNRPNFALMVIPGIWREIVNFSSGAICFVLASEKYSEDDYIRNYDEFLTFKSMDHVD; encoded by the coding sequence ATGTTAAATTTTGTGTCAGATATTCATAATTGCAATGTTGTTGAGTTGTCAAAAATTAATAACAGGGCAGGAAATATTACAGTTATTCAAAATGGTGATCAATTACCCTTTGATATTAAAAGATTGTATTATCTGTATGACGTTCCTGGTGGCTCCGAAAGAGGAGGTCATGCGCATAAAGGTTTATATCAGCTTATAGTGGCTGCCAGTGGTTGCTTTGATGTGATCCTTGATGATGGACGAAATAAAAAAATCATTGAGCTGAACCGTCCTAACTTCGCACTAATGGTAATACCTGGCATTTGGAGAGAGATTGTTAACTTCTCGTCTGGAGCTATTTGTTTTGTGTTGGCATCAGAGAAATATAGTGAAGATGATTATATCCGTAATTATGATGAGTTTTTAACTTTTAAAAGTATGGATCATGTTGACTGA
- a CDS encoding GumC family protein encodes MKNNNKSLNGNKTTASTIHMGIDPGVIIKILLKRWYVFVFFMVLSFVAARYYIGHTMPVYRVATSVLIFEDEGNSGSDNDELLKGLGLPGGMRNLENQIKILASRELTERALKRLRFEEDFYYKTVRNDISLYPNSPIKLVYEGKNPLPRNVEFHVEYLGNNDFRLFSEVQNINITSSFGKIIKFPDGNFRIDCINKQWFREFEGYNVSFVVRSLDRLVKYFNGRMSVNVLTRSGSILEISISGTNQTQDVDFLNELTAVFQDISLEKKNMEANRRIQFIDNQLVGIRDSLVLTENQLSQFRSSNRVMDLSAQGQAIITQVTRLENEKARLRLEANYYDYLADYLEKDAVGELPMVPISMGIEDPGLNNLVSELGSLQEQMSGEGGGEKNPLQSLLNQRVAKRKAELLETLNGLQRANKLAMQENNDRIAKINSQAAALPVTERQMLGIERKFKLNDELYTFLLQKMSELQMQKASNRPDNEVVDPASVMYSQMIAPNSTMIYFIAIFLGGVIPMLFFYLFFALNNRVREEDITRFGDLPIMGSIPHIKGNSFTEIFDNPESVVAEAYRLVRSKLQFVTKETKNPLILVTSAMPGDGKTLTSINLSAVYSLLGKNTVLVGFDLRNPKFANAFDLNNEVGVSTFLIGKHSVDEIIQETFHSNLSVISSGPVPPNPSELAASSKTQVLFEKLKERFDYIIVDSAPIGLISDTHHLTTHVDTVLMVARINKTLKDMMGHALQECMASNEHVSLLINDSNANNKKYGYGKKYGYINGQTKRKKK; translated from the coding sequence ATGAAAAATAATAATAAGTCGTTAAATGGAAATAAAACGACTGCATCAACTATACATATGGGTATTGACCCGGGCGTCATTATAAAAATATTGCTGAAACGATGGTATGTTTTTGTTTTTTTTATGGTGCTTTCTTTTGTGGCTGCCAGGTATTACATTGGTCATACCATGCCTGTTTATAGGGTGGCAACTTCGGTGTTGATATTTGAGGATGAAGGTAATAGCGGCTCTGATAATGACGAATTGTTAAAAGGGCTCGGACTTCCAGGGGGCATGCGTAATTTAGAGAATCAGATTAAAATTCTGGCATCTCGAGAATTGACTGAGAGAGCTTTGAAACGTCTGAGATTCGAAGAGGATTTTTATTATAAAACGGTTAGAAATGATATCTCTCTTTATCCGAATAGTCCCATTAAACTGGTCTATGAGGGTAAAAATCCATTACCTCGAAATGTGGAGTTTCATGTAGAGTATTTGGGAAACAATGATTTCAGATTGTTTTCTGAAGTGCAAAACATAAATATCACCAGTTCCTTCGGTAAAATCATTAAGTTTCCAGATGGGAATTTTAGAATTGACTGTATCAACAAGCAGTGGTTTAGAGAGTTTGAAGGATATAATGTGAGTTTCGTTGTGCGGAGTCTGGATCGATTGGTGAAGTATTTTAATGGTAGAATGTCTGTGAATGTATTAACGCGTTCTGGATCCATATTGGAAATCAGCATTAGTGGCACCAACCAGACACAGGATGTTGATTTTTTAAATGAGTTGACTGCCGTGTTCCAAGATATCTCACTGGAGAAAAAAAATATGGAAGCTAACCGTAGAATCCAGTTTATAGATAACCAATTGGTGGGTATTCGTGATTCATTGGTGCTTACAGAGAATCAGCTGTCTCAATTCAGGTCATCCAATAGGGTCATGGATTTGTCGGCCCAAGGGCAGGCTATTATTACGCAGGTAACCAGATTGGAGAATGAGAAAGCGCGTTTACGTTTGGAGGCTAATTATTACGACTATCTGGCCGATTATTTAGAGAAAGACGCAGTAGGAGAGTTACCTATGGTACCTATTAGTATGGGGATCGAGGATCCTGGACTTAACAACTTGGTATCGGAGCTGGGAAGCCTGCAGGAACAGATGTCAGGAGAAGGGGGAGGTGAAAAAAACCCCTTGCAAAGTCTGCTCAACCAGAGAGTCGCCAAAAGAAAGGCAGAGTTGTTAGAAACATTGAACGGTTTGCAAAGAGCCAATAAATTAGCTATGCAGGAAAACAATGATCGAATAGCTAAAATAAATTCTCAGGCAGCAGCACTGCCTGTAACAGAAAGACAAATGTTAGGTATTGAAAGAAAATTTAAACTGAATGATGAGCTTTATACTTTTCTGTTACAAAAAATGTCAGAGCTTCAAATGCAAAAGGCTTCAAACCGTCCGGATAATGAAGTGGTAGATCCGGCAAGTGTGATGTATAGCCAGATGATTGCCCCAAACTCAACCATGATATATTTTATTGCCATCTTTCTGGGAGGTGTTATACCCATGCTTTTCTTTTATTTGTTTTTTGCATTGAATAACCGGGTGCGAGAAGAGGACATTACTAGATTTGGAGACTTACCTATTATGGGTAGTATACCCCATATTAAAGGGAATTCATTTACAGAGATCTTTGATAATCCCGAATCGGTGGTGGCAGAGGCCTATCGACTAGTTAGGTCTAAACTGCAGTTTGTTACCAAAGAAACGAAGAATCCATTGATTTTGGTTACTTCGGCTATGCCGGGTGATGGTAAGACTTTGACATCCATTAATTTATCGGCCGTCTATAGCTTATTGGGGAAAAATACAGTGCTGGTAGGATTTGATCTTAGAAACCCAAAATTTGCCAATGCTTTTGACCTTAATAATGAGGTGGGCGTATCTACTTTTTTGATTGGAAAACATAGTGTTGACGAAATCATTCAAGAAACATTTCATAGTAACCTTTCTGTCATTTCCTCGGGGCCTGTGCCTCCCAATCCATCAGAGTTGGCGGCTTCGTCTAAAACCCAAGTGTTGTTTGAAAAATTAAAAGAGAGATTTGATTATATCATTGTAGACTCTGCTCCCATTGGTTTAATATCAGATACGCATCATTTAACCACCCATGTGGATACTGTTTTAATGGTTGCTCGTATTAATAAAACCTTAAAAGATATGATGGGACATGCTTTACAGGAATGTATGGCCAGTAATGAGCATGTTAGCTTGCTTATTAATGATTCCAATGCCAACAATAAAAAATATGGATACGGAAAAAAATATGGCTATATCAACGGTCAGACCAAACGTAAGAAAAAATAA
- a CDS encoding acyltransferase, which produces MKLSNIQLGNDVDIDPSTSINNVFIEDGVKISKRCSVFGGANNPLFIGKESYIGMNSMIEGFWAKINIGHNVSIAQNVCIMSGSGPNASEEMQKIFPVQKGEIHIGEHSWIGASSIIMPNVQLGRYCVVAANSFVNKSFGDFAIIGGSPAKLIRLFTEEEIKTVTNQNTDSSDKCIQKSES; this is translated from the coding sequence ATGAAGTTGTCTAATATTCAGTTAGGGAATGATGTTGATATAGATCCATCTACCAGTATTAATAATGTTTTTATTGAGGATGGGGTGAAAATTTCAAAAAGATGTAGCGTTTTTGGAGGAGCCAACAACCCATTGTTTATCGGAAAAGAATCTTACATAGGAATGAATTCCATGATAGAGGGTTTCTGGGCAAAGATAAATATTGGCCATAACGTGAGTATAGCCCAAAATGTATGTATCATGTCTGGTTCCGGTCCGAATGCTTCGGAGGAAATGCAAAAGATTTTTCCAGTTCAAAAGGGTGAGATTCATATTGGAGAACATTCCTGGATAGGGGCATCAAGCATCATCATGCCCAATGTACAATTGGGTAGATATTGCGTAGTGGCTGCCAATAGTTTTGTTAATAAATCTTTTGGCGACTTTGCTATTATAGGTGGGTCGCCCGCTAAGTTAATTCGTCTCTTTACCGAGGAAGAAATAAAGACGGTCACAAACCAAAACACGGATAGTTCAGATAAATGTATACAAAAGAGTGAATCCTGA
- a CDS encoding DegT/DnrJ/EryC1/StrS family aminotransferase, with amino-acid sequence MFVIDPDPYSLPSYRIGPFRTADLAKNHLLPENNKVDLYFKERFGNRPFLYTNNGRKAISLVLNHLNLKEKDVVTILTTSGNFYISGCVTAEIEKKCLWSRDIVPETKAIFLNHEFGVPYQYPEKLKALGLPVIEDCANTFLSRNADGEDPGIVGDYVIYSFPKMFPIQIGGLLVSKHVTAIQEHYGMNSDVLQYVKNVLSAHIDSLGDIAAKRLFNYNYLKQRFGELGISERFQMNEGIVPSVFMFKSPHPQLDLPGLKAYFYSHGVQCSVFYGEEAFFIPVHQTLEKEDLDYFVAVMKSFLKKSSYEVV; translated from the coding sequence ATGTTCGTCATTGATCCTGATCCATATAGTTTGCCTTCCTATCGCATAGGTCCGTTCAGAACCGCTGATTTGGCTAAAAATCATCTTCTTCCTGAGAACAATAAGGTAGATCTTTATTTCAAGGAAAGGTTTGGTAATAGGCCGTTTTTATATACCAACAATGGTCGGAAGGCAATTAGTCTGGTACTAAATCATCTAAATCTAAAGGAAAAGGATGTAGTTACTATCTTAACAACATCAGGAAACTTCTATATTAGTGGGTGTGTAACAGCCGAAATAGAAAAGAAATGCCTCTGGTCACGGGATATAGTGCCGGAAACCAAGGCCATATTCCTTAATCATGAATTTGGTGTTCCGTATCAATACCCGGAGAAGTTAAAAGCATTGGGGTTGCCTGTAATTGAGGATTGTGCCAATACTTTTTTGTCGCGTAACGCAGATGGAGAAGACCCAGGCATTGTCGGAGATTACGTAATTTATAGTTTTCCTAAAATGTTTCCCATACAAATTGGAGGCTTATTGGTGAGTAAGCATGTAACAGCTATACAAGAACATTATGGTATGAATTCAGATGTTCTTCAGTATGTTAAGAATGTACTGTCTGCACATATTGATTCATTAGGTGACATTGCAGCCAAAAGACTCTTTAATTATAATTATCTAAAACAACGATTTGGAGAGTTAGGTATTTCGGAAAGGTTTCAAATGAATGAGGGAATTGTTCCCAGTGTTTTTATGTTTAAATCACCTCATCCACAGTTAGATTTGCCTGGTCTGAAGGCATATTTTTATTCACACGGGGTACAGTGTAGTGTGTTCTATGGTGAGGAAGCTTTTTTTATCCCAGTTCATCAGACACTGGAGAAAGAGGATCTGGATTACTTTGTGGCCGTTATGAAATCATTTTTAAAAAAGAGTAGTTATGAAGTTGTCTAA
- a CDS encoding VOC family protein yields MNIDHICIAVKDIKEGLNYWQDVFGYIQMTEPVVNTKQKVRVVFLKKENSVLVKLIEPLEDNLSLNNFVKRGGGFHHICFKCDDIDEKLAELKGKGLLSLVPPQAGEAFGGHDIAFLLAKNGLNIELIDTDIKAGLR; encoded by the coding sequence ATGAATATTGACCATATCTGTATAGCAGTGAAAGATATTAAGGAAGGACTTAATTACTGGCAAGATGTTTTTGGTTATATTCAGATGACAGAACCTGTGGTGAACACAAAGCAGAAGGTAAGGGTTGTCTTTTTAAAGAAAGAAAATAGTGTTTTGGTTAAATTAATTGAACCACTGGAAGATAATCTATCTTTAAATAATTTTGTTAAACGAGGAGGTGGATTTCATCATATTTGTTTTAAATGTGATGATATTGATGAAAAACTAGCCGAGTTAAAGGGTAAGGGCTTGTTAAGTCTAGTTCCTCCCCAGGCAGGTGAAGCCTTTGGAGGTCATGATATTGCTTTCTTATTGGCTAAAAACGGATTAAATATTGAATTAATCGATACGGATATTAAGGCTGGGTTACGCTAA